The Nitrospira sp. sequence CAGCACACCGACTTTCTCGTCAACAACGATTACGTGTTCAAGGTAGTGCAGACCTACCCCGATGTCTTTTTGGCCGGCCCTTCGATCAATCCGCAGCGGGAGGACGCGATCGACGAAGTTCATCGTTGCGCCGATGCCGGTGCCGTTCTGATCAAAGTCCTACCGAATGCCCAGCACTTCAACCCGGCTGACGAGCGATACAAACCTTTTTATCGGGCGCTGGCGCAACGGCGCTTACCCTTCTTGAGCCATGTCGGCTACGAATTCAGCTTGATCGGCAAGGACCAATCACTCGGAGATCCCTCTCGGCTCCGCCTGGCCCTGGAAGAAGGCGTGACCGTCATCGCCGCTCATGCCTGCAGTTACGGCCTCATGTTTTACGAAAAATTCATTCCGACCTTACGAGAATTGTGCGGGGGTTATCCAAATTTCTATGCCGACATTTCCGCCCTCACCCAACCCCATCGCTTGAAAATGCTGCTGCACCTCAGGCACCACCCTGAGATTCAAGCTCGGTTGCTCTTTGGAACAGACTACCCGCTGTCGGTCTTCCACTTGCCCGCCTGGGGCCGAGTCGGGTTCCGGACGCTTGGGCAAATGATCCGCACGAAGAACCGCTTCGACCGCCAGGTGGAGGTCTGCACAGGTTTGAACCTGAATTTTCAATCCTTCGGCGACCTTGTTTCGGGCCGGAGTTCGAATAGTTGACGATGCGGAACCGGGATGCGCGTGCTGTCTCTCCAAACAAAAAGGCCGTTCTCCGCGAGGAGAACGGCCTTTTCCATGTCCGTGGAATCTATCGCGCGATCTATGGATTAACCGAGATTCGATCCTTGATCAAGTCGAAGGTCTCTTTGGGGACGACATTCTTCGCCACCAATTCGCCCTTCACGCGATAGGGACGATTGTTCACGATTCGATCGGCTTCGTCTTGTTTCAGTCCCAAGAAGAGAATCATGTCGCTCGCTGACACCTTATTGATGTTCATCGCCGCGGAAGCGACCGGAGTGGCTGGAGCCGCTGCAGGAGCGGTTCCAGATGGCGCCTGGCTTGGGGTCAGCGTTGCTGTCTGTGCCGACGATCCCGACTGAGAGCGGTCCTTGAGCTCTTTTTGATAGCGAGCGACCAACGATTTCAGCGTATCGTTATGACGCTTCACGTCCTGATATTCCTGCCGTACATTTCGATTTTGCGCCGATAACGCCTTGACCTTGTCTTCCAGCTCCTTCGTCCTTCCTTCGACCGTGCCCCGCTCTGTGTCACGCCCATGCTCAATGCGCTGGAGTTCGTCCCGAGCCGCCTGCGCTTCATTGCCGAACTTTACATTCATTTCTTTGAGCGTTCGAACCTGTTGCTCCATGGCATTTTTCTGTTGGCGAGCTTTCTCCAGCTCCATCTTGGCATTGTCCGACTCGGCCAACGCCTCTTGGTATTTCTTGTTGGATACGCAACCCGTGGTTAATACCGCTCCAATCAACACTATCGCCGTCCACTCGCGTCTCATGCGATCCTCCCTCCATCAAATCCTACGACTTGACTGCGCTTCATGTGGATCTTCACTTCCATCCGACTGTGAGAGTCGTTTTTCCGTTTACCTTCTCTGTGTGTATGCCAACACCCGGACGTTGTCAACATAATTGCTTTTGTGCGAGGCCGTCCCGCCGAAACACATATGAGGACAAACTATCCGGCGCTTGACGGATCAGCGTCGCTCTGTGATTATCGCTCACATTCTATCAGACATGGCCATGGGGATTGATACCTCCGCCCTACTATTCCAGGAGTGGTGTACGCATGAACGAATGGGGTCCGGCGCTCGCGGTGATTCTTGGGGTCGTCGAAGGACTGACGGAGTTTCTGCCCGTTTCATCTACCGGACACCTTATTCTGGTCGGCCATGCCCTCGGTTTCACCGGCGACGTGGCCGCAAACGCGGAGATCTCCATCCAGTTGGGGGCGATTCTGGCCGTCATCGTATTCGAACGGGAAAAAATCGGACGGCTTCTCACCGGCGCTTGGGAGGAACAAAAAACGTTGCGATCGTTCTCACAAAACCAGCCGGCTGCCGCGTGGACCAACCGCCTCAAGATCTCGATGCAAAGTCATCCCAACCTATGGTTTCTGCTCGGACTAGGGATCGCCTTCCTGCCCGCTGCCATACTCGGTCTGTTGGCTCACGGATGGATCAAATCTTATTTGTTCACTCCCCTGACGGTGGCGTTGACATCGATCCTCGGTGGCATCATCATCCTCATCGTTGAAGCCACGAAACGAACCAGCCGTGCGATGCGTCTGGAGCAGGTGTCGGCAGTCCATGCATTCTGGATCGGTCTCGCACAGTGCGCCTCCCTGATTCCCGGAATGTCTCGATCCGGCTCAACCATCATCGGAGGCCTGCTCGCCGGGTTGGATCGCAAAGTTGCCACGGAGTACTCCTTTTTTCTGGCCCTTCCAACCATCATCGCGGCAACGGTCTACGAAACGTGGAAGGCACGGGGCTCGTTTACCGAGCAGGATTTTCTGGCGCTCGGCCTCGGCATGGTCATCTCCTTTCTGGTGGCCTGGGCGGTCATCGCCGCCTTTTTGACCTATGTCCAACGGCATACCTTGCGCGTCTTTGCGTACTATCGTATTATCCTCGGAATTGTGGTCCTGTTGGTCGTCCGCTGAAAGGAGTTGTTCATGTCCTCGGATACGATTCATGTTTACGATACGTGGGTCAACGGCAAGAGCGGTCGCATTCACTTCGATGTGATGACGACGGATGAAGCCACCGCCCTCAAGCTCGCTCAGGAGTACCTCATCAGCATCGGGGAACCGAGTGCGACGGTGACCACGAGAGAGTGCCAATTCTGTCACAGCGAACCGCTGTTCATGTTCTCGGCAGAGCAGCAGAAACAAGCCAAAGAAAAAGGCGGATTTATCGTAAGAATGCCGGCCTAGCGAGTATCGCAACCACGGGTGGTCGTTTGGATCTCGTATGTCGGTGAAAGGGACACGCGCTTCACGTGTTAGGGAACTGAGGAGGTC is a genomic window containing:
- a CDS encoding DUF2024 family protein; its protein translation is MSSDTIHVYDTWVNGKSGRIHFDVMTTDEATALKLAQEYLISIGEPSATVTTRECQFCHSEPLFMFSAEQQKQAKEKGGFIVRMPA
- a CDS encoding undecaprenyl-diphosphate phosphatase, producing MNEWGPALAVILGVVEGLTEFLPVSSTGHLILVGHALGFTGDVAANAEISIQLGAILAVIVFEREKIGRLLTGAWEEQKTLRSFSQNQPAAAWTNRLKISMQSHPNLWFLLGLGIAFLPAAILGLLAHGWIKSYLFTPLTVALTSILGGIIILIVEATKRTSRAMRLEQVSAVHAFWIGLAQCASLIPGMSRSGSTIIGGLLAGLDRKVATEYSFFLALPTIIAATVYETWKARGSFTEQDFLALGLGMVISFLVAWAVIAAFLTYVQRHTLRVFAYYRIILGIVVLLVVR
- a CDS encoding amidohydrolase family protein — its product is MRSRGELMALSKHDSTRGTSRHTAQKSLIDCHVHLAALPDGDNGCFISPKLLRSPLFRFLLWKHDLSPAHPRAANQHYLDHLLTELRASRHVSKAVLLGMDGFYDQAGSLNRQHTDFLVNNDYVFKVVQTYPDVFLAGPSINPQREDAIDEVHRCADAGAVLIKVLPNAQHFNPADERYKPFYRALAQRRLPFLSHVGYEFSLIGKDQSLGDPSRLRLALEEGVTVIAAHACSYGLMFYEKFIPTLRELCGGYPNFYADISALTQPHRLKMLLHLRHHPEIQARLLFGTDYPLSVFHLPAWGRVGFRTLGQMIRTKNRFDRQVEVCTGLNLNFQSFGDLVSGRSSNS